AAGTGCCGAACAGAAGAGCACTGACTTCGTCCTTGCTGCCTAATCTAATTAGGTAACAGGACCTTTAAAAGTCCGTCAGCCCGGGGATTGCTTCTTCCCCGGTTCCTGGCGTCGTTTAGGAAGCCACTGGAGTTCCGCAGTGTCAATGGGCGGAACTCGACACTAAGTTGACTGAGCCCATTCGGTAGAGCGTTTGCACTATGCCGAGGGCTGAGAAATTGATTGCAGACTGCACCCGGAGAATATCTCGGGGCCAACCGTCGGACGCGGGTTCGATTCCCGCCATCTCCACTTCGAGGGGAAGTGTCGAACTCTTTTGCGAGAGTCGGTGCTTCCCCTTTTTCTTTTGCTTCTCGCAGGTCAGCGAGGGTGATCTCGGCGGCTCCGCCGAAGAACCAGGACGCGATGGTGAGGGTGTCTGGGCTGAGGAAGATCTTGTCTACGAAGTATTCGAAGAGTAAGTCTCTGGTTTCTTTGGTATCCATTGTGGCGTGGGCGAAGCGCTGGTAGAAAGTGCCGATGGAGGCTTCGTCTTCAAACAGATTCGCTTTGACGTGTTCGGCTTGGATGGCGGCGTCGAGTTCTTGTTTTTGTTCTTCGAGTGCTGACATTGCGGTGGCTGTGGTTTCGTTCATAATGCCCATGGAGATGGCTTTGACGAAGTTAGCTAGTTTGCCTTCAACATCTTTGCGACGGGATTCTAGGCCTTCGAGGATTTCTTGGCCGCGGCTGTGAGTTTCCCGGTAGTGGTGAGCCATGTCTACTGCGAGGGAAGCAAGCATTTCGGTGTCATCAAGGAACGATTCCACAATGTTGACTACCCGGTCTTCAACATGTTCTTTGCGCACTGGTTTAGCGGTGCACTGTTTCTTGCGCTGGTTCAGGCAGTAGTAGTAGCGGTAGGTGCGCTTAGTTTTCGAGGTGCCCGAAACTCCTTCTAGCGGCCCGCCACACTGTTCGCAAAATAGTCTTCCGGTGAGCCAGTAGTCCGGTGCTGCTTCGCCCAGTGATTCGAGCTCGGCTTTGGTTTTGGACCCGAGTCGCTTGTTCGCGGCGAACTTCTTCTGCACTTCTGCGAAGGTTTGGCCATCGATGAGTTGCGGCATCCCGCCGGGGATAACGTGCCCGGCGTAGGAGTATTCCCCAATGTAGGCGCGGCTTTTGAGTAGTTTGTTGAGGGTTTTGGTGGTGAAGTGTTTGCCGTAGGTGGTGCGGATTCCGGCTGCGTTGATTTCGTCGGCGATCTTTTGCATCGACTTGCCACGGGCATAGTCATCAAACATTTGCTTAACCACTGGCGCGGTCTGCGGATCGGGAATGTACTTCTTGTCGGGCCCGGTGAGGAAACCAAACATTTTACGTCCGTTACTGAGACCTTGCTGAGCGTTGAAGTTCACGCCGCGGCGGATGTTCACTGACAGCTGCCGTGAGTAGTACTCAGCGAAGGCGTCATTCATCCCCTCCATTAGGATCGAATCAGGGTCATCGGTGGGTGAAAAACCCTCAATATATTGAAGTCTCGCGCCAGCCAATCGGATCGCGTTTTTAACCCTGAGTAGGTCAAGACGGTCCCGCCCGAGCCGGTCATTTTTCCAAACGACGACATAGGCTGGTTTGATCGACGGCAGTTCACGCAGCATCTGTTGAAACTCGGGACGGTCTGTGTTGGTGCCGGTCTTGGCTGCGTCTGAGTACTCCCGTACAACTTGGAGACCCCGGGCCTTGGCCCAACGATGGACTAGGTCACGCTGCTGCTCAATGGAGGCTTCGTTCTGCGAAGCGGACGAATACCGGTAGTAGCCTACGACGAGGTCGTTCTCGTTAAAATCCGGAAGATTGTATTTTCTACTCATGACTGTTCCTTCAAAGTTTGTAATGCATTCCAAACGCTAGTTGCAGAGATACCTGTTGCGGCAGCGATTTCGCGCACCGATTCGCCTTTTTCGTGGCGGGCAGTAATAACAGCCCGCATGTCTTCGGTGAGTACCGGTGGGCGGCCCCCGACTTTGCCGCGGCGTTTAGCAGCCTCTAATCCGTCTTTGGTCTTCCGGCTAATGTCTCTGCGGCGGTCTTCAGCTAGCGCCAACGCCATATCGAGCACGAAGGAGCGTTCGGTGTGTTCCCCGGCGGCTATGCCGTCAAGAACCTTAACAGCGATACCGCTTTCAAAAAGGTCGTTGAGAACTACCAGGCCTTCGAGGAGGTTGCGGCCCAGCCGGTCTACTTCTTGCACGGTGAGCATGTCTCCCGGGCGCAGGTATTCCAGTGCTGCTTGCAGCCCGGGCCGGTCAGCTACTTTCAGCTTGCCGCTGACCTTCTCTTCGAATACCTTGACGCATATCGGATCCAAGGCGTCATGCTGCCTGCGGGTGTCTTGCTCGGTTTTACTGACTCTCACGAGTCCGACGAGTGCCATCACCGCCACCTCCGTTCACTTAACGTGTTCATCTAAGCTTACCTCATAACTATCTTCTTGGACGGGTTGTTGAACAAATCTCCGGGTGAGATCTGCGATCCGGTGCTTTGATGGAGGTTGTTGTTCATTCGGTCGTTTATTGAACAACGTAAACAAGTCGTAGCACCGCTTGAGATATGCGGAGTTGATGGTGAGCGGACTGCTTCGCAGGGTAGCCCCGCCACAAGGCAGGGCCGGGAAACTGCCCGGAGAGTAGTTTGCACAGTGTAAGTGCGTCAATTCATTAGAGCATGACAGGCCAGCTGTGTTGACTGCTTTCCGATCACCTCTACTGATCAGGAGAATCCCACATGAAAACTGCAATAGATACCCATACGCCGCGCGCCTGGATAGGCTGCTTGGCCTGTTACAACGAAGGCCGTCTTGTTGGCGAATGGTTCGACGCCATAACTGCTGACGAAGTAACGCCGGAAACACTCCACGGCGAGAGCGCTGTGGCTGAAGCCCATGATGAACTATGGGTGATGGACCATGAGAATATTCCCGTCTCTGGTGAGATGAGTCCAGAGGAAGCTGCTGCTTGGGGCCGTGCCTTTGCTGATGTTGATGAATACCACCGTGCCGCAGTGTTCGCTTGGGTCCAATCCGGTGACTATATCGCTGAAGGCACCGGAGATCTGCCCAGCATTCCTGATTTTGAGGAACGCTACTGCGGACAGTGGAGCGATTTTGATGAGTATGCCCGCAACCTTGCCGACGAGATCGGTTTGCTGGACGGTATCCCGGAAGAGATAGAACGGTACTTTGATTGGGACCCCTGGATCCGAGACCTGCACTTCGATTACACCGAGTGTGATGATCCCGAAGGTGGAGTGTTCGTATTTCGGATAATGTAGTCGCCCTTACCCCGGAGCCTGCTGGCTCCGGGGTAAATGTTT
This genomic stretch from Schaalia sp. JY-X169 harbors:
- a CDS encoding recombinase family protein yields the protein MALVGLVRVSKTEQDTRRQHDALDPICVKVFEEKVSGKLKVADRPGLQAALEYLRPGDMLTVQEVDRLGRNLLEGLVVLNDLFESGIAVKVLDGIAAGEHTERSFVLDMALALAEDRRRDISRKTKDGLEAAKRRGKVGGRPPVLTEDMRAVITARHEKGESVREIAAATGISATSVWNALQTLKEQS
- a CDS encoding antirestriction protein ArdA, which encodes MKTAIDTHTPRAWIGCLACYNEGRLVGEWFDAITADEVTPETLHGESAVAEAHDELWVMDHENIPVSGEMSPEEAAAWGRAFADVDEYHRAAVFAWVQSGDYIAEGTGDLPSIPDFEERYCGQWSDFDEYARNLADEIGLLDGIPEEIERYFDWDPWIRDLHFDYTECDDPEGGVFVFRIM